A stretch of Verrucomicrobiota bacterium DNA encodes these proteins:
- a CDS encoding DNA adenine methylase yields MMAINGVFGEERGGFSYSDSYARDGREARVNRWYNLPERISKAAERLRNVRVENKDAKELLKQYLNRPATLVYLDPPYLADRTNGYNHDENNPEFHRALLKLATRARCMIFISGYANDLYESFLTRKAGWSRRTIEATTRDSSGQIHKRTEVIWMNKHFQKAQMSSQIPIVLTRKESKQKKLNPSRTRA; encoded by the coding sequence ATGATGGCTATCAACGGGGTTTTTGGAGAGGAACGCGGCGGATTTTCGTATTCTGATTCTTACGCCCGCGATGGACGCGAGGCGCGGGTAAATCGCTGGTATAATTTGCCGGAGAGAATTTCCAAAGCTGCCGAGCGGTTGCGCAACGTCCGCGTGGAGAACAAGGACGCCAAAGAGTTGCTAAAACAATATCTCAACCGCCCAGCGACACTGGTTTATTTAGACCCGCCGTATCTGGCGGACCGAACGAACGGCTACAATCACGATGAAAATAATCCTGAATTTCACCGCGCGCTTCTGAAGCTGGCGACTCGCGCCCGTTGCATGATTTTTATCAGCGGATACGCGAACGATTTATACGAGAGCTTCCTGACTCGGAAAGCCGGTTGGAGTCGCAGAACCATTGAAGCGACGACCAGAGATTCATCCGGGCAAATTCACAAACGAACTGAAGTCATCTGGATGAACAAACATTTTCAGAAGGCGCAAATGTCCAGCCAGATTCCGATTGTTCTCACCAGGAAGGAATCAAAACAGAAGAAGTTGAATCCTTCACGAACGAGAGCATGA